In Mangrovivirga cuniculi, the following proteins share a genomic window:
- a CDS encoding GumC family protein, with protein sequence MADIDFKDFESEQDTTVKSPGGGFHIDIKRVFSRSLKFWYLIILSVLAALTIAYFINLYTIRIYNVTSSVIIKETQSELNGAKLLYNNPFVNNYKNYLNELYILRSYPLVNQTLENLNFEVSVLRVGDFKTKDFYNNFPFEFYLVGNKNKAYGKSLKLSIINDRYFGLANNSGEELDNSDFTQFQIGDTISYKGIKLVGRKTNVSINSYKNINYTLSFKKPSSMVWGYVRRLKVSWAEQGSGVVDISMTGPYPHKDIAFIRGIVENYVNYSIKKKSQAASRSIQFIDEQLENISDSLVFFEGQLERFKQSNGITNLDAEAERIYQKIDDLESRKTEIIAKETYYDYLVKYIENGENLDQIILPSSVGIEDALLTNLVNKIVDIQLEMNTALVNGGEKNPLYIQGKQRIKNIQSNIIESVRNLRQTNDITVNHLNTLISGLERELYKLPIAQRKLINIQRNYNLLEGLYTYLLQKRAEAGISVASTTADVDMVNPPMQRGGAIVPQPTRNYAIAGTIGLILPLALFVLLELLDNKIQSKEDIDRITTIPVIGGIGHTDIEGSLVVAQKPKSAISEAFRSVRTNLNYFIGQKDKKVIMVTSSIAGEGKTFTSLNLATIMAYAGRKTVIIGADLRKPRIYDDLNLSNDQGLSTYLSGMSEMQNVIQESEIENLFLISGGPVPPNPSELLMSKQFGSLLKELHHDFDNIIIDTPPVGIVADALEITKHADHTLYIVRQGYSPKNVLRTSQEIYEKGLLRNVSIILNDIRKGGMGYGYGYGYGYGYGYGYGYGNKKSSQGGYYEE encoded by the coding sequence GTGGCTGATATAGATTTTAAAGATTTCGAAAGTGAACAAGATACTACTGTAAAATCACCCGGAGGAGGATTTCATATAGATATAAAAAGAGTTTTTTCTAGGTCCTTAAAATTCTGGTATTTGATTATTTTATCAGTACTAGCCGCCTTAACAATAGCTTATTTTATCAATCTATATACTATAAGAATATATAACGTCACTTCTTCCGTAATTATAAAGGAGACTCAAAGTGAATTAAATGGAGCTAAGCTTTTATATAATAATCCATTTGTAAATAATTATAAAAATTACCTGAATGAGTTATATATTTTACGTTCTTATCCTCTCGTAAATCAAACCCTTGAAAATCTTAATTTTGAAGTTTCAGTTTTGAGAGTAGGTGATTTTAAAACCAAAGATTTCTATAATAATTTCCCCTTTGAATTTTACCTGGTAGGCAATAAAAATAAAGCGTATGGCAAATCTTTAAAATTATCAATAATTAATGATCGATATTTTGGACTTGCTAATAATTCAGGCGAAGAATTAGATAATTCAGATTTCACCCAATTTCAAATTGGTGATACAATTAGCTATAAGGGAATTAAATTAGTTGGGCGTAAAACGAATGTTTCAATAAATTCTTATAAGAATATTAACTATACCCTAAGTTTTAAAAAACCATCTAGTATGGTCTGGGGATATGTTAGAAGGCTTAAGGTGAGTTGGGCTGAGCAAGGTAGTGGTGTTGTTGATATTTCTATGACAGGCCCTTATCCCCATAAAGATATTGCATTTATTAGAGGCATAGTTGAGAATTATGTCAATTATTCAATAAAGAAAAAGAGCCAGGCAGCAAGCAGATCTATTCAATTTATTGATGAACAGTTGGAAAATATTTCTGATTCTCTTGTGTTTTTTGAAGGGCAATTGGAAAGGTTTAAACAAAGCAATGGAATAACCAATCTTGATGCAGAAGCTGAAAGGATATATCAAAAAATTGATGATCTGGAATCAAGAAAAACTGAAATTATAGCCAAAGAAACCTATTATGATTACTTGGTGAAATACATTGAAAACGGAGAGAATTTAGACCAGATTATTTTACCATCATCTGTGGGGATTGAAGACGCTTTGTTAACAAATCTTGTTAATAAGATTGTAGACATTCAGTTAGAAATGAATACTGCCCTGGTTAATGGAGGTGAAAAAAACCCTTTATACATTCAAGGCAAACAGCGAATAAAAAATATACAATCAAATATTATTGAAAGTGTAAGAAATTTAAGGCAGACAAATGATATTACTGTCAATCATTTAAATACACTTATTTCAGGCTTAGAAAGAGAATTATATAAGTTACCCATTGCCCAGAGAAAGCTGATTAATATTCAACGTAATTATAACTTACTGGAAGGTTTATATACATATCTTCTGCAGAAACGTGCAGAAGCAGGGATTTCAGTAGCTAGTACAACTGCTGATGTAGATATGGTTAACCCACCTATGCAACGAGGAGGCGCGATAGTACCTCAGCCTACCAGAAATTATGCAATAGCAGGAACAATCGGGCTAATTCTTCCATTAGCTTTATTTGTATTACTGGAATTATTAGATAATAAAATTCAGTCTAAAGAAGATATTGATAGAATAACAACAATCCCTGTTATTGGAGGTATTGGTCATACAGATATTGAAGGATCTTTGGTGGTTGCTCAAAAACCTAAGTCAGCCATTTCCGAGGCCTTTCGATCAGTTCGTACGAACTTGAATTACTTTATAGGTCAGAAAGATAAAAAGGTTATCATGGTGACTTCCTCTATTGCGGGAGAAGGGAAAACATTTACCAGTTTAAATCTTGCGACTATTATGGCCTATGCGGGAAGAAAAACTGTGATAATTGGAGCTGATTTGCGTAAACCAAGGATTTACGATGATTTGAATTTATCCAATGACCAGGGGTTAAGTACATATTTGTCAGGAATGTCTGAAATGCAAAATGTTATTCAGGAATCTGAGATTGAAAATTTATTCCTTATTTCAGGTGGACCGGTACCACCAAACCCAAGTGAATTGTTAATGAGCAAGCAATTCGGTAGCTTATTAAAAGAATTACATCATGATTTTGATAATATCATAATTGATACACCACCAGTTGGAATAGTTGCAGATGCATTGGAAATTACTAAACATGCTGATCATACTCTTTATATAGTCCGGCAGGGTTATTCTCCAAAAAATGTGCTTAGAACCTCTCAGGAAATTTATGAAAAAGGATTGCTAAGAAATGTGAGTATCATACTTAATGATATTAGAAAAGGTGGTATGGGGTATGGCTACGGCTATGGTTATGGCTATGGTTATGGTTATGGCTATGGCTATGGGAATAAGAAATCATCACAAGGAGGTTATTACGAAGAATAA
- a CDS encoding polysaccharide biosynthesis/export family protein: MKFFNTAFLFLIIITSSCVTNKKVQYMQHDDVNARQHSLPTDTVVRTYNLPEYTYLIQPEDVLSIRIQSLTGEEYDFFARAQNQGNQGAANRNQSMIGELVDPEGMIDYPVVGRLKVSGKTIFEVQDEIKELAGQYVAEPVVRIRILNFRYSILGEVDNEQTITVQNHRVTLPEAIALAGGLGELADRSQVKLIRSNGGVTKVVYVNLLEEDIMTSPYYYIHQGDILIIPPLRQRPMRRYFGQNLALFVSTVSVVLLAINLIN, from the coding sequence ATGAAATTTTTTAATACGGCATTTTTATTTTTGATCATAATTACGAGTTCATGTGTTACCAATAAGAAGGTACAATACATGCAACACGATGATGTGAATGCAAGACAACATTCACTTCCCACGGATACGGTAGTACGAACCTACAATCTTCCTGAATATACTTATTTAATTCAGCCAGAGGATGTGTTGTCTATCCGAATTCAAAGTTTGACAGGCGAAGAATATGACTTTTTTGCCAGAGCTCAAAATCAAGGAAATCAAGGTGCAGCAAATCGAAATCAGAGTATGATAGGTGAATTAGTCGATCCGGAAGGTATGATCGATTATCCTGTAGTGGGTAGGCTTAAAGTTTCCGGTAAAACAATATTTGAGGTACAAGATGAAATTAAAGAATTAGCTGGACAATACGTAGCTGAACCTGTAGTGAGAATTCGTATTTTAAATTTTAGATATTCAATTTTAGGAGAAGTAGATAATGAACAAACGATAACAGTACAGAACCATAGAGTCACCTTACCGGAAGCTATAGCATTAGCAGGTGGGCTTGGTGAACTTGCTGATAGAAGTCAAGTAAAATTAATACGATCTAATGGGGGTGTAACTAAAGTGGTATATGTCAATTTGCTTGAGGAGGATATTATGACTTCACCTTATTACTATATTCATCAAGGGGATATTTTAATAATTCCACCATTAAGGCAACGTCCAATGAGAAGATATTTCGGTCAAAATTTGGCATTGTTTGTCTCTACTGTGTCAGTTGTTTTGTTAGCTATTAACTTAATTAATTAA
- the kdsA gene encoding 3-deoxy-8-phosphooctulonate synthase, which yields MERYKQPVKITDKVILGGEKPVLLSGPCAVENWDICAEVAEHMKKVSEETGFSYVFKASYDKANRTSADSFRSIGVDEALRILQRIKDEFDLPIVTDIHETHEVAPVSEVADVLQIPAFLCRQTSLLMEAGKSGKAVNIKKGQFMDPQGMQFAAEKVNSINSDKAFLTERGTTFGYNNLVVDMRSLPVMRQFAPVVFDVTHSVQQPGGLGGKSGGQRQFAPYLAKAAAAAGVDGFFIETHPEPSKALSDGPNMVPLAEMAKFLTQLKTIWSLSNE from the coding sequence ATGGAGAGATATAAGCAACCAGTAAAAATAACAGATAAAGTAATTTTAGGAGGGGAAAAGCCTGTATTATTATCAGGCCCATGTGCTGTTGAGAATTGGGATATTTGCGCAGAGGTGGCCGAACACATGAAAAAGGTTTCAGAAGAAACCGGGTTCAGTTATGTTTTTAAAGCCTCTTATGATAAAGCGAACAGGACCAGTGCAGATTCTTTTCGAAGTATTGGAGTAGATGAAGCTCTCAGGATCTTACAAAGAATTAAAGACGAATTTGATCTTCCTATCGTTACTGATATCCATGAAACCCATGAAGTAGCACCTGTTTCTGAGGTTGCTGATGTTCTTCAGATTCCGGCCTTTTTATGCAGGCAGACCAGTTTGTTGATGGAAGCCGGTAAGAGTGGTAAGGCTGTTAATATCAAAAAGGGTCAGTTTATGGATCCCCAGGGTATGCAGTTTGCTGCAGAAAAAGTAAACTCGATCAATTCCGACAAAGCATTTTTAACAGAGCGAGGAACTACTTTTGGATATAATAACCTGGTAGTGGATATGCGTTCACTTCCTGTAATGAGGCAGTTTGCTCCGGTAGTATTTGATGTAACACATAGTGTACAGCAACCGGGAGGACTTGGAGGTAAGAGTGGAGGTCAGCGACAGTTTGCTCCATATTTAGCAAAAGCAGCGGCTGCTGCTGGGGTGGATGGATTTTTTATCGAGACGCACCCAGAACCATCAAAAGCATTGAGTGACGGACCAAATATGGTTCCACTTGCAGAGATGGCTAAATTTTTAACACAATTAAAGACCATTTGGTCATTGTCAAACGAATAA
- a CDS encoding SDR family oxidoreductase, with product MNQKKIVVTGGAGFIGSNLVEALLKDERVSKVLVIDDLSNGYYENIEPYKSNPKFEFQKEDIRNYDKMVELTAGYDAISHQAALGSVPRSIENPMLSNEVNVDGTINILHAAVKNDIDRVILACSSSTYGDSKELPKVEDNIGKPLSPYAVTKYAVELYADVFQKAYGLNYIGFRYFNVFGPKQNPDNPYAAVIPIFCKAFIEGKEPTINGDGKTSRDFTFVDNAVQANIRGIFTENKNALNEIYNMACGEQTTLNEMVEMLREITGKDIEAIYGPERPGDVKHSKADISKISDHLDYKPTVKFREGLEKVYQWYVEKYS from the coding sequence ATGAATCAAAAGAAAATCGTTGTTACTGGTGGTGCCGGATTTATCGGTTCAAACCTGGTAGAAGCACTTCTCAAAGATGAAAGAGTTTCTAAAGTTTTGGTAATTGATGACCTGTCAAATGGTTATTATGAAAACATAGAACCTTACAAATCAAATCCAAAATTTGAATTTCAAAAGGAAGACATAAGGAACTACGATAAGATGGTCGAACTGACTGCCGGATATGATGCGATCTCACACCAGGCAGCTTTAGGATCAGTTCCACGTTCGATTGAAAATCCGATGCTTTCCAACGAAGTCAATGTCGATGGAACAATTAATATCCTTCATGCTGCGGTTAAGAATGATATTGATCGGGTAATCCTGGCTTGTTCTTCCAGTACCTATGGAGATAGCAAAGAACTTCCTAAAGTTGAAGATAACATCGGCAAGCCCTTAAGTCCCTATGCAGTAACAAAATATGCAGTTGAACTTTATGCTGATGTTTTTCAAAAAGCTTATGGATTGAATTACATCGGATTCAGATACTTTAACGTGTTTGGGCCAAAGCAAAATCCTGATAATCCGTATGCTGCGGTTATTCCGATTTTTTGTAAAGCATTTATAGAGGGAAAGGAGCCAACGATCAATGGTGATGGAAAAACTTCAAGGGACTTTACCTTTGTAGATAATGCGGTACAGGCTAATATTCGAGGGATATTTACCGAAAATAAAAATGCTCTAAACGAAATCTACAATATGGCCTGTGGTGAGCAGACTACATTAAATGAAATGGTCGAGATGCTCAGGGAAATAACAGGAAAAGATATCGAAGCGATTTACGGACCGGAAAGACCCGGAGATGTAAAGCATAGTAAGGCAGATATATCAAAGATCAGCGATCATCTGGATTATAAACCAACAGTGAAATTCAGGGAAGGACTCGAAAAGGTTTATCAGTGGTATGTTGAGAAGTATTCCTGA
- a CDS encoding phytase — protein sequence MMIKTHTRIYLFAGWILLIITSLMSCGKSNGANITEEKVSDSISTRLKPTYVTDTVKHDTDDPAIWINQEAPSKSLIIGTDKGGEAGDGGLFVFDLKGNLDTIKTVTGIQRPNNVDIAYGLEYVGNELDIAVTTERYTNKIRVFSLPEMKPIDKGGIPVFEGDTLKDPMGIALYTNPETKEIYAIVGRKSGPKNDYLWQYKLSVNDSGVVKGKLVRKFGQFSGVKEIEAIAVDNELGFVYYSDENVGVRKYYAHPDSSNTELALFATEGIKDDHEGISIYKKGDKTGYLILSDQQAGRFIVFPREGTLSDPHNHKKICAIPTMNLESDGNEVTSVAVNEEFQNGFFVAMSDDKTFQIYDWKDFQKVIDLAINENTEVQ from the coding sequence ATGATGATCAAGACACACACCAGGATTTATTTGTTTGCAGGATGGATCCTTCTGATTATAACCTCATTAATGAGTTGCGGTAAATCTAACGGAGCAAATATTACTGAAGAAAAAGTTTCAGATTCGATTTCAACCAGATTAAAACCCACTTATGTTACAGATACAGTTAAACATGATACTGATGATCCTGCTATTTGGATCAATCAGGAAGCCCCATCTAAAAGCCTGATTATTGGTACTGATAAGGGTGGAGAAGCAGGAGATGGAGGATTATTTGTATTTGACCTGAAGGGAAATCTTGATACTATTAAAACAGTTACAGGTATTCAAAGACCAAATAATGTTGATATAGCTTATGGATTAGAGTATGTTGGTAATGAATTGGATATTGCTGTCACTACAGAGCGGTATACAAATAAGATCCGGGTATTTTCTCTTCCGGAAATGAAGCCAATCGACAAAGGTGGTATCCCTGTTTTTGAAGGAGATACATTAAAAGATCCAATGGGAATTGCTTTATATACAAATCCTGAAACAAAGGAGATTTATGCAATAGTGGGAAGAAAATCAGGTCCTAAAAATGATTATTTGTGGCAATATAAGCTATCTGTCAACGATAGTGGAGTAGTAAAAGGGAAGTTAGTTAGGAAATTCGGTCAGTTTAGTGGGGTTAAAGAGATTGAAGCGATTGCAGTGGATAATGAATTGGGATTTGTTTACTACTCAGATGAAAATGTTGGTGTAAGAAAATATTACGCCCATCCGGATAGCAGCAATACAGAACTCGCACTTTTTGCCACCGAAGGTATAAAAGATGATCACGAGGGAATCAGCATCTATAAAAAAGGTGATAAAACCGGCTATTTGATTTTAAGTGATCAGCAGGCAGGAAGATTCATTGTTTTTCCAAGAGAAGGAACATTAAGTGATCCACACAACCATAAAAAAATCTGTGCAATACCGACAATGAATTTAGAAAGTGATGGCAATGAGGTGACATCTGTCGCTGTCAATGAGGAATTTCAAAATGGATTTTTCGTTGCCATGTCAGATGATAAGACATTTCAGATCTATGACTGGAAAGATTTTCAAAAGGTTATTGATCTGGCAATAAATGAAAATACTGAAGTTCAGTGA
- a CDS encoding TonB-dependent receptor, whose protein sequence is MKTFLQSILTALTFILCFPVIAQDNGRVQVKVVDEFGLPMPGATVLLEGPIKKGNITDASGDLIMQALPEGKYQLTLTYIGYESIKEDISIESGETTTLTYALFPSITVGDEVVVIGDRLRGQAKALNKQKNNSNITNVVSADQMGRFPDANMGDALKRIPGITIQNDQGEARDIIIRGMAPQLNSVMINGERIPSAEGDNRQIQLDLIPSDMIQTVEVNKAVLPDMDADAIGGAVNLITRQAPEDFRLSLTAGSGLNFLTEKPIYTGGLVIGDRFAGGKLGAVLSASYYDNDFGSENVEGEWFENEQGDAVLGEFESRNYFVRRARRSVSLDMDYQINENNTIFLSTMYNWRDDWENRFANGYSDLDEAFQDGLVTEISNGVYQLPGRVEYETKGGDNSSRNKNRRLEDQRNRNIQLRGEHILNGLIIDWSVNYAKASEERPNERYISYRSSGLPVTMNVTNPEFPIVSLNDINDQYGIEFREISEEYQYTFDRDINSRLDFKFPVGKKSVVKSGLRYRNKHKERENNFFFYEPVDMEAFGSTLGAISELRNLNDPDFLPGSKYQPGDFVSQDFLARLDLNNPALFNKEDALDEYLPGNYTADEQLYAAYAMVDQQFTENLSVIFGFRVEHTEIDYTGYALNVDEETFFQTNGSDSYTNYLPGIHVKYDPNNKTVLRFAWTNTLARPNYYDLVPYAEFSPDDEELVRGNPALKPATAMNFDLMAERYFESIGMMSGGLFYKNIDDFNYSRSIDNYDDPQFGDGLEYTTFDNGGNAQVFGVEVAFQKQIWKGLGLYVNYTYTQSSTEGIEGREDDDLELPGTATHMFNGSLSYETSKLVLRISANYADDYIDELGGDSFEDRFYDKQFFLDANASYAFNKNWRVFAEANNLTNQPLRYYQGIPSRTMQVEYYNSRFTLGVKYDLFKANN, encoded by the coding sequence ATGAAAACATTTCTACAATCAATTTTAACAGCACTGACTTTCATTCTGTGCTTTCCTGTTATCGCTCAGGATAATGGAAGAGTACAGGTAAAAGTGGTTGATGAATTTGGCCTTCCAATGCCTGGAGCAACCGTATTGCTCGAAGGACCAATAAAAAAAGGAAACATAACTGATGCCTCAGGTGACCTGATCATGCAGGCATTACCGGAAGGGAAATACCAGCTTACTCTAACTTATATTGGCTATGAGTCAATTAAAGAGGATATATCAATAGAATCAGGTGAAACGACCACTCTTACCTACGCACTTTTTCCTTCGATTACTGTAGGAGATGAAGTTGTAGTCATCGGTGACCGACTTCGCGGACAGGCCAAGGCTCTGAATAAGCAGAAAAATAACTCTAACATCACAAATGTTGTTTCTGCCGATCAGATGGGACGTTTCCCTGATGCCAACATGGGAGATGCACTTAAAAGAATTCCAGGGATAACTATTCAGAATGATCAGGGTGAAGCACGTGATATTATCATTAGAGGTATGGCTCCTCAGTTGAATTCAGTAATGATCAACGGAGAACGTATCCCTTCTGCAGAAGGAGATAACAGGCAGATTCAGCTTGATTTAATCCCCTCAGATATGATTCAGACTGTAGAGGTAAACAAAGCAGTACTTCCTGATATGGATGCTGATGCAATAGGAGGCGCCGTTAACCTGATCACAAGACAGGCTCCTGAAGATTTCAGGCTTTCATTAACTGCAGGTAGTGGTTTAAATTTTCTTACTGAAAAGCCGATCTACACTGGAGGCCTGGTAATTGGAGACCGTTTTGCAGGAGGGAAGCTTGGAGCAGTGCTTTCCGCTTCTTATTACGACAATGACTTTGGCTCTGAGAATGTAGAAGGTGAATGGTTTGAAAATGAGCAGGGAGATGCCGTTCTGGGAGAGTTTGAATCAAGAAATTACTTCGTAAGAAGAGCGCGAAGAAGTGTTTCACTGGATATGGATTACCAGATAAATGAAAACAATACTATTTTCCTTTCTACAATGTACAATTGGAGAGATGACTGGGAAAACAGGTTCGCAAATGGATACAGTGATCTTGATGAGGCATTTCAAGATGGATTAGTTACGGAAATATCAAACGGAGTTTATCAATTACCAGGACGTGTTGAATACGAAACCAAAGGAGGTGATAATAGCAGTAGAAATAAGAACAGAAGATTAGAAGATCAGCGAAATAGAAATATTCAATTAAGAGGTGAGCATATATTAAATGGATTGATCATCGATTGGTCGGTAAATTATGCGAAAGCCTCTGAAGAGAGACCAAACGAGCGCTACATCAGCTATCGATCTAGTGGATTGCCCGTAACTATGAATGTAACGAACCCTGAATTCCCGATTGTATCCTTAAATGATATTAATGATCAGTACGGAATCGAATTCAGAGAGATTTCTGAAGAATATCAATATACATTTGACAGAGATATCAATTCAAGATTAGATTTCAAATTTCCTGTTGGAAAAAAATCAGTAGTAAAATCAGGACTTAGATACAGGAATAAGCATAAAGAGAGAGAAAATAATTTCTTTTTCTATGAACCTGTAGATATGGAAGCTTTTGGAAGCACTCTGGGAGCAATTTCTGAACTAAGAAATTTAAATGATCCTGATTTTCTTCCTGGAAGCAAATACCAGCCAGGTGATTTTGTATCGCAAGATTTTCTAGCAAGATTAGATTTGAATAACCCGGCGTTATTTAACAAAGAAGATGCTTTAGATGAATATCTTCCTGGTAACTATACTGCTGATGAGCAATTATATGCAGCTTATGCGATGGTCGATCAGCAGTTTACGGAGAATCTTTCAGTGATCTTTGGGTTCAGAGTTGAACATACAGAGATTGATTATACCGGATATGCCCTCAATGTTGATGAGGAAACTTTTTTCCAGACGAATGGATCTGATAGTTATACAAACTACCTACCTGGTATACATGTGAAATATGACCCGAATAATAAGACAGTTCTTCGATTCGCATGGACAAATACCCTTGCCAGACCAAACTATTATGACTTGGTTCCTTATGCTGAATTTTCTCCCGATGATGAAGAATTAGTAAGAGGAAACCCTGCTTTAAAACCAGCAACTGCAATGAATTTTGATTTGATGGCTGAGAGATATTTCGAATCAATTGGTATGATGTCAGGAGGTCTGTTTTATAAGAATATAGATGACTTTAACTATAGCAGATCAATTGATAATTATGATGATCCTCAATTTGGTGATGGTCTGGAATACACAACCTTTGATAACGGCGGAAATGCACAGGTATTTGGTGTTGAAGTAGCTTTTCAAAAACAGATATGGAAAGGACTGGGCTTGTACGTGAATTATACATACACTCAATCATCTACAGAAGGAATTGAGGGAAGAGAAGATGATGATCTTGAATTACCAGGTACTGCAACACATATGTTCAATGGATCATTAAGCTATGAAACAAGCAAGTTGGTGTTGAGAATCTCAGCTAACTATGCTGATGACTATATTGACGAATTAGGTGGAGACTCTTTCGAGGATAGATTTTACGATAAGCAATTTTTCCTTGATGCCAATGCTTCATATGCTTTTAATAAGAATTGGAGAGTTTTTGCAGAAGCGAATAATCTGACAAATCAACCACTAAGATACTATCAGGGAATTCCTTCCAGAACGATGCAGGTAGAATATTACAATTCGAGATTCACTTTAGGTGTTAAATACGATTTATTTAAAGCCAATAATTAA
- a CDS encoding TIGR00266 family protein encodes MRSHEIDYEIFGEEMQFVEIELDPQEAVVAEAGSFMMMETGIQMETIFGDGSNQDSGVLGKLFSAGKRLLTGESLFMTAYLNQGSGKKKVSFASPYPGRIIPIDLAEKGGKFICQKDAFLCAAKGVTVGVEFSKKLGRGFFGGEGFIMQKLEGDGMAFVHAGGTIVRKELQPGEVLKVDTGCLVGFSQTVDYDIEFVGGIKNSIFGGEGLFYATLRGPGAVYIQSLPFSRLASRVFAAAPQGGGKQKGEGSILGGIGNLLDGDNNF; translated from the coding sequence ATGAGATCGCACGAAATAGATTACGAAATATTCGGTGAGGAAATGCAGTTTGTCGAGATCGAACTTGATCCTCAGGAAGCTGTTGTTGCTGAAGCAGGAAGTTTTATGATGATGGAAACTGGTATCCAGATGGAAACCATATTTGGAGACGGTTCTAACCAGGACTCAGGAGTATTAGGTAAATTATTTTCAGCTGGTAAAAGACTTTTAACCGGTGAAAGTTTATTTATGACTGCTTACCTAAACCAGGGAAGCGGAAAGAAAAAGGTGAGTTTTGCCTCGCCATATCCAGGTCGCATAATTCCTATCGATCTAGCAGAAAAAGGAGGTAAATTTATTTGCCAGAAAGATGCTTTTCTTTGTGCTGCAAAAGGAGTAACCGTAGGTGTTGAGTTTTCTAAGAAATTAGGTCGAGGATTCTTTGGAGGTGAAGGATTCATTATGCAGAAATTGGAAGGTGATGGTATGGCGTTTGTGCATGCAGGAGGAACGATCGTTCGAAAAGAGCTACAACCGGGCGAAGTATTAAAGGTTGATACAGGCTGCCTGGTAGGCTTTTCACAAACAGTAGATTACGATATTGAGTTCGTTGGCGGAATAAAGAACTCTATTTTCGGAGGAGAAGGACTTTTTTATGCTACCCTGAGAGGACCTGGAGCAGTTTATATTCAATCTCTGCCATTTAGTCGTCTTGCATCGAGAGTATTTGCAGCGGCACCTCAAGGAGGAGGAAAGCAAAAAGGAGAAGGTAGTATCCTTGGCGGAATCGGAAACCTACTGGATGGAGATAATAACTTTTAA